The stretch of DNA CATGTCTGATGAGTATTGCACCAAATGGTCATTAGAAGTGAATATGAGAAGTAGGTTTAATCAATAATTTGATGGATCTGTAACTATATAGAACTTTTTCAACTTACATTTTAATACATATTTTACATTTATTTTATATAATTATTTTTATATTATAATTTAATTAATTAATAGTGATATATGCTATAACAAATTTATATAAATTAAAATTAAAATAATATAATTTCTAATTAACTGCGGGATTATCAATTATGTTAAACTTAGGTGAAATTGTGGAAATATCTTCCTTAAAGGTAATATTATTATTTGCACTACTCTGGACAATACTATATGTAGTGTATGGAAACAGACCAAACAATAGTAATACTGGATTAAAAACATACTATGGAATATTTGGAATATTAAGAACTTCATTAGGTATAAAAACCATAAGTAAACTTGGAAAATACAAGATATGGCAAAAAATATCCATCTTATTAATTCCAATATGTATTGCTGTGAGTATTATTACATTTTATATGCTTGTAAATTCTACAATCCAACTATTCAATGGAACAGTGCCAAAAGAGACTTCAAAACCTATTATATTTTTATTTGGAAATACCATTCCGTGGATTCCCGGAATTTTGGCACTTGTAATTGGAATTACATTTCATGAACTTGCACATGGTATTGTAGCACGCTCATTTAATTTAAATATAAAAAGCACAGGATTACTTCTTGCCTTGGGAATTCCCCTTGGTGCTTTTGTTGAGATGGGGGATGATTTTAAAAATGCCAGTAAAAAGGTAAGGGGTGCCGTAGCATCAGCAGGACCTGTGGCAAATATTATAATATTCCTAATGGCATTATTTATAACACCTTACTTCTACGGAGCTCCTACATCATTAACCATTACGCAAGTATTACCAGACCATCCAGCAAATGGGGTGCTTATGAAAGGAGATATATTATATTCCATTGATGAGAAAAGAATAAATTCACTATCTGAGTTTTATAACTCTGTAAAGGGCATAAAACCAAACGAAAACATAAAAATAAGTATTTTAAGAAATAACGAGTTAAAAACTGTTGAATTAACCACTTCAAAGGATGGTAAAATAGGAATAATTGCAGAACCTTCAAAAAACCTACTATTTGTTCTCCAAACATTATATTGGACTAGTATGTTAAATCTTATGCTTGGATTCTTCAACCTATTGCCTGCATTGCCATTGGATGGTTTTCATGTATGGAATGCATTACCTGAGCTCATGCGCGATATAAAAAGAAATAGTAAAAAATTAAAAAGAATTTCAGAGTATATGGAATATTTAATAAATGAAAAAAATTTAGCATCTATAAGCTTAATGGTTTGGATGATTATATTTGCCTCTGTAATATATTCATTTGTATAAATCATTTATCTTATTTTTTTATTTTTATGTTGTATATCCTTCATAGTTTCATAATTATTATATTATATTTTTATTTAGATTAATGGTTTTAATATATTATAATATAACTTTACATATAATTTAAAACTTCAAAAAAAATTC from Methanothermococcus okinawensis IH1 encodes:
- a CDS encoding site-2 protease family protein — encoded protein: MEISSLKVILLFALLWTILYVVYGNRPNNSNTGLKTYYGIFGILRTSLGIKTISKLGKYKIWQKISILLIPICIAVSIITFYMLVNSTIQLFNGTVPKETSKPIIFLFGNTIPWIPGILALVIGITFHELAHGIVARSFNLNIKSTGLLLALGIPLGAFVEMGDDFKNASKKVRGAVASAGPVANIIIFLMALFITPYFYGAPTSLTITQVLPDHPANGVLMKGDILYSIDEKRINSLSEFYNSVKGIKPNENIKISILRNNELKTVELTTSKDGKIGIIAEPSKNLLFVLQTLYWTSMLNLMLGFFNLLPALPLDGFHVWNALPELMRDIKRNSKKLKRISEYMEYLINEKNLASISLMVWMIIFASVIYSFV